The following nucleotide sequence is from Cardiocondyla obscurior isolate alpha-2009 linkage group LG10, Cobs3.1, whole genome shotgun sequence.
AGATCATTTAGATATGTTTTCGCTTTTTGCAACATTATCGCCAAGTATGTACAAGCTCTTTTTCCCGCACTGATCGCATTTTCACTAGCGTGGCCTCTGTGTTGCACGCTCCACATACATTCTTTACAAGTTacctagaaaaaaaagaaaaaaattattattcatttacaaattcataaaataatgcaCTCAATACATTaagaaatatcaaataaattgtgCGAGGAAAAGGAATGGCTGTAAACCTGCTGACACGCGACGCAATAAAATCTCAACGCGTGCGTCGGATGCGTTTGACATAAAATTGTTCGTCGTATTTTAGTAGCCTCCCACAGCGGTCtcattaaatgtttaattgctCTCGCCTCCGCAAAGTTTTGTCGCTCGTGTTGCTTTGCGCATTCCGAGCAAAAATTGCGCAAGCACGTCGAACATTGTATGAGcgccttaaaaaaaagaaagaaagattacCATACAAAAAAGTacataaaagatttttaacttagcattaaaataaaattttaaaagactcgcaataacattatttaaattgttaccAGAACTTCGTCTGTACAAATATCACAAAGTACTCTGTTAACCAGTTTATGTCGCACAGTATCCATAACTAAACGATGTTGCAAGGGATAATGCGGCAATGGTATGGGAGAATTAGCATTTGGCAATTGCGTATCACACAGTGGACAAGTTTCGTAAATGTTGGACTGCGGATACGTTCGATCGTCTCGTATTTCATTTTTCGAAGAAACATTCGGAGCTGCAAAAATacaattctattaataattttatagagGTGCGATCAtgagttatttaattatcataaaagatattaaattgtactttttttttctttgtcagAACAAAACTTTTCGCTACTTACGTCTGCTCATTAATTCGTAAACGCAAGATAAACATATAGGATGCAAGCAGGGAAGGAGTCTGGGCTCCTCCATTCTCTGCCCGCATCTGGGACATTGAAAGTCTGCGTCGTGCGGCAGTCTATCCGAAAACTGTATCGATTCCCTCGGATTTTCCTCAACTTCACTATCCATTTTATCGCGAGTAAAGATGGGAGAAGATTGATCTGcgaaagtatttaaattcgtCCAAGAAACGTGCCTTTTTCTATCCTTGCTgccgctgaaaataatttgagtTATTAATACATACTCCAAGAATTAAATccttatatattaaattataatatcacAATGTTAATCTTTACGAAACTTTGAGTGAATCTAAAAATCTTGCTCACCGTTCGTTCGGACATGTCATCGCCGTTGGTTCGATTTGAACGGAATCATTAGTATTAATACCT
It contains:
- the LOC139106322 gene encoding E3 ubiquitin-protein ligase TRIM45 isoform X2, with the protein product MDFVNCSAKRFPKGCCGREAAIDSELGSCDHIYANLVECKSKGINTNDSVQIEPTAMTCPNERGSKDRKRHVSWTNLNTFADQSSPIFTRDKMDSEVEENPRESIQFSDRLPHDADFQCPRCGQRMEEPRLLPCLHPICLSCVYELMSRPPNVSSKNEIRDDRTYPQSNIYETCPLCDTQLPNANSPIPLPHYPLQHRLVMDTVRHKLVNRVLCDICTDEVLALIQCSTCLRNFCSECAKQHERQNFAEARAIKHLMRPLWEATKIRRTILCQTHPTHALRFYCVACQQVTCKECMWSVQHRGHASENAISAGKRACTYLAIMLQKAKTYLNDLLIQYNHNVFSTNNLEETYNAAKFRGSTTRPMIKAWMSEVSMTATSVSTYTKISV
- the LOC139106322 gene encoding E3 ubiquitin-protein ligase TRIM45 isoform X3, whose product is MDFVNCSAKRFPKGCCGREAAIDSELGSCDHIYANLVECKSKGINTNDSVQIEPTAMTCPNERGSKDRKRHVSWTNLNTFADQSSPIFTRDKMDSEVEENPRESIQFSDRLPHDADFQCPRCGQRMEEPRLLPCLHPICLSCVYELMSRPPNVSSKNEIRDDRTYPQSNIYETCPLCDTQLPNANSPIPLPHYPLQHRLVMDTVRHKLVNRVLCDICTDEVLALIQCSTCLRNFCSECAKQHERQNFAEARAIKHLMRPLWEATKIRRTILCQTHPTHALRFYCVACQQVTCKECMWSVQHRGHASENAISAGKRACTYLAIMLQKAKTYLNDLLIQYNHNVFSTNNLEETYNAAKFRGNERKRYNCHLRYKKYIPL
- the LOC139106322 gene encoding E3 ubiquitin-protein ligase TRIM45 isoform X1, whose translation is MDFVNCSAKRFPKGCCGREAAIDSELGSCDHIYANLVECKSKGINTNDSVQIEPTAMTCPNERGSKDRKRHVSWTNLNTFADQSSPIFTRDKMDSEVEENPRESIQFSDRLPHDADFQCPRCGQRMEEPRLLPCLHPICLSCVYELMSRPPNVSSKNEIRDDRTYPQSNIYETCPLCDTQLPNANSPIPLPHYPLQHRLVMDTVRHKLVNRVLCDICTDEVLALIQCSTCLRNFCSECAKQHERQNFAEARAIKHLMRPLWEATKIRRTILCQTHPTHALRFYCVACQQVTCKECMWSVQHRGHASENAISAGKRACTYLAIMLQKAKTYLNDLLIQYNHNVFSTNNLEETYNAAKFRGSTTRPMIKAWMSEVSMTATSVSTYTKKPSASKSFINEIASRRCRAFCNRSNS